From Balneola sp. MJW-20, the proteins below share one genomic window:
- a CDS encoding acetyl-CoA hydrolase/transferase family protein, whose amino-acid sequence MTAEEAVKVIRSNSRVYIHAVAAAPQQLIKAMVARADELKNVEIIHLHTEGEAPYADPKFEGHFSINSLFVGANVRKAVNSEMGDYIPIFLSEVPGLFRNNRIPVDVAMIQVSPPDQHGFCSLGVSVEASLAAVQSASTVIAQVNPRMPRTHGDGLIHISQIKAMVEVNDELPEHLPDEPDLDELKIGKYCAELIEDGATLQMGIGAIPNAVLKSLQNHKDLGVHTEMFSDGVIELVEKGIITGKRKKIHPGKIVSGFVMGSRKLYDFLDDNPMVAMLDIAYINDTAVIRRNPKVTAINSAIEVDLTGQICADSIGTYHYSGVGGQMDFIRGASLSQGGKPIIALPSTTSKGISRIVPFLKQGAGVVTTRAHVHYVVTEYGSKDLYGKSLKQRAKALIEIAHPDHREDLSRSAFERFRNPIFQGIGGTAEN is encoded by the coding sequence GAAGAAGCGGTAAAAGTAATACGCTCGAATTCCAGAGTGTATATCCATGCAGTAGCGGCGGCACCACAACAATTGATCAAAGCAATGGTCGCCCGTGCAGACGAACTTAAGAATGTTGAGATCATTCATCTTCACACAGAGGGAGAGGCTCCATATGCTGATCCTAAGTTCGAGGGACACTTTTCCATAAATTCACTTTTTGTTGGAGCGAATGTACGAAAGGCAGTAAACAGCGAGATGGGAGATTATATTCCCATTTTTTTGAGTGAGGTACCCGGGCTTTTCAGAAATAATCGGATTCCGGTTGATGTTGCAATGATACAGGTATCTCCTCCCGATCAACATGGCTTCTGTTCCCTTGGAGTATCAGTTGAAGCTTCTCTTGCTGCAGTACAAAGTGCTTCAACTGTGATCGCTCAGGTTAATCCCAGGATGCCCAGAACCCACGGAGACGGTCTGATTCATATAAGTCAGATCAAGGCTATGGTGGAGGTAAATGATGAACTTCCTGAACATTTGCCGGATGAACCGGATCTGGATGAACTGAAGATCGGAAAGTATTGTGCTGAACTTATTGAAGACGGTGCAACGCTGCAGATGGGTATTGGCGCGATACCAAATGCAGTTCTGAAAAGTCTGCAAAATCATAAGGATCTTGGAGTTCATACTGAAATGTTCTCTGACGGGGTAATAGAACTGGTTGAAAAAGGGATCATAACCGGAAAGAGGAAAAAGATCCATCCGGGAAAAATTGTTTCCGGTTTTGTGATGGGATCCCGAAAGCTCTATGATTTTCTGGATGACAACCCCATGGTTGCAATGCTGGATATTGCTTATATCAACGATACCGCTGTGATCAGGCGAAACCCGAAAGTAACAGCTATAAACAGCGCGATAGAAGTGGATCTCACCGGCCAGATCTGTGCGGATTCCATAGGCACATATCATTACTCAGGAGTTGGCGGACAGATGGACTTTATTAGGGGTGCATCTCTCTCTCAGGGAGGTAAACCTATCATAGCATTACCCTCAACAACCAGCAAAGGAATCAGCCGTATCGTACCATTTCTTAAACAAGGGGCTGGCGTGGTAACGACCCGTGCTCACGTACACTATGTGGTTACTGAATATGGAAGCAAGGATCTGTACGGTAAAAGCCTCAAGCAGCGTGCAAAAGCTCTCATAGAGATCGCACATCCGGACCATCGCGAAGATCTGAGCCGGTCGGCTTTCGAAAGATTCCGGAACCCTATCTTTCAGGGAATCGGGGGTACTGCAGAAAATTAG